The Litchfieldia alkalitelluris genome has a window encoding:
- a CDS encoding competence protein, producing MGSNKSKRFVQQGVDSLQKYSERFPYRSTLAEAEEKKRENVEKSSYGGI from the coding sequence ATGGGTAGCAATAAGTCAAAGCGATTTGTTCAACAAGGCGTAGATTCTTTGCAAAAGTACTCAGAAAGATTCCCTTACCGCTCGACATTAGCAGAAGCTGAAGAAAAGAAGCGAGAAAATGTTGAAAAATCCTCATATGGAGGGATATAA
- a CDS encoding BsuPI-related putative proteinase inhibitor, with product MLRYLLLSIVSLLIISGCGTSGNTNASQGEDAENPETPVNGTPIVEKPDDRNEDTVSGDVQELLELVEVELETSATAGDAAFTITLKNTSDQDVTLTFTSGQKYEIYVKNKAGLEVYRYSIDKSFIMALQDVEIKAGEEVSWTEVWNYNQTGERIASGEYTATVEIVATQVNGVDVAVAETLRADAKVTVPEENTAFRNIHVMGSDGEYTVTGEARVFEASFFYSVEDGHDYLVKETVFQADEGAPSWSPFEINISIPSDKLPSNGTATLVLYERSAKDGEIVNRYHTVLEQFSGK from the coding sequence ATGTTAAGATATCTTTTATTAAGCATAGTATCACTATTAATCATTTCTGGTTGTGGAACTAGTGGGAATACGAATGCGAGTCAAGGGGAGGATGCAGAAAATCCTGAAACACCAGTCAACGGAACACCAATCGTCGAGAAACCAGATGATAGAAATGAAGATACTGTGTCAGGAGACGTTCAAGAATTGCTAGAACTGGTAGAGGTCGAATTAGAGACTTCTGCAACTGCTGGTGATGCAGCCTTTACGATTACTTTAAAAAATACAAGTGATCAAGATGTTACTCTAACATTTACATCAGGCCAGAAATATGAGATTTATGTCAAGAACAAAGCTGGATTGGAAGTATATCGCTATTCAATTGATAAATCTTTTATTATGGCATTACAGGATGTTGAAATCAAAGCGGGAGAAGAAGTATCATGGACAGAAGTGTGGAACTACAATCAAACGGGGGAGCGTATTGCTAGTGGAGAATATACGGCAACTGTTGAAATTGTAGCAACGCAAGTGAATGGTGTGGATGTAGCTGTTGCAGAAACATTAAGAGCTGATGCTAAAGTAACTGTTCCCGAAGAAAACACAGCTTTTCGTAATATCCATGTTATGGGCAGTGATGGAGAGTATACAGTAACAGGTGAAGCAAGGGTTTTTGAAGCGAGCTTTTTCTATTCGGTTGAAGATGGTCATGATTACTTAGTTAAAGAAACCGTATTTCAGGCTGATGAGGGTGCTCCAAGCTGGTCTCCTTTTGAGATCAACATTTCAATCCCTAGTGATAAGCTACCATCAAATGGGACTGCAACACTTGTTTTATACGAAAGAAGCGCGAAAGATGGGGAAATCGTAAATCGTTATCATACGGTTCTTGAGCAATTTAGTGGAAAATAA
- a CDS encoding DegV family protein, with product MSIKILADSASDLPLDFFKESGVTLFPLGVHLDGDDYLDLATLNPSEVFKRMRNGSAPKTSQVSPHLFKEEFTKLAKEKQSAIYIAFSSELSGTYQTSVMIKAEVQEEFPDFDLTIIDTKCASLGLGLVVKKAVELAAAGATKEEIIAEVRTQVKHMEHIFTVDDLDYLARGGRVTKTAAFVGGLLNIKPILNVEDGKLIPLEKIRGKKKVAKRILEIMEERGTNLSEQTIGISHGDDLEAAEEYKQLFEEKFGCKSVYINMIGASIGSHAGPGTIAIFFLNTNRS from the coding sequence ATGAGTATTAAAATACTTGCAGATAGTGCTAGTGATTTGCCGTTGGATTTTTTCAAAGAATCAGGTGTTACACTATTTCCTCTTGGCGTCCATTTAGATGGCGATGATTACTTGGATTTGGCAACGTTAAATCCATCCGAGGTTTTTAAAAGAATGAGAAATGGGTCTGCTCCTAAAACATCTCAAGTTTCTCCACATTTATTTAAAGAGGAGTTTACGAAGCTTGCAAAGGAAAAGCAAAGTGCTATCTATATTGCTTTTTCATCGGAACTTTCTGGAACATATCAAACTTCTGTGATGATTAAAGCCGAAGTGCAAGAAGAATTCCCGGACTTCGATCTCACGATAATAGATACAAAATGTGCTTCTCTTGGATTAGGATTAGTTGTTAAAAAAGCTGTGGAATTAGCAGCAGCTGGTGCAACGAAAGAGGAAATTATTGCTGAGGTAAGGACTCAAGTAAAACATATGGAACACATCTTTACAGTAGACGACTTAGATTATTTGGCTCGTGGTGGAAGAGTAACCAAAACAGCAGCATTCGTGGGTGGATTATTGAATATCAAACCTATTCTTAATGTTGAAGATGGAAAGCTGATACCTTTAGAAAAAATTCGCGGGAAGAAGAAAGTTGCCAAACGGATTTTAGAAATAATGGAGGAAAGAGGTACAAATCTTTCTGAACAAACAATCGGCATAAGTCATGGTGATGATCTTGAAGCTGCGGAAGAATATAAGCAATTATTTGAGGAAAAGTTCGGATGTAAATCAGTATATATAAATATGATTGGTGCATCTATTGGCTCACACGCAGGTCCAGGAACAATTGCCATCTTTTTCTTGAACACAAACCGCTCTTAA
- a CDS encoding Cof-type HAD-IIB family hydrolase, translated as MTKPHLIALDLDGTLLKDDKTISSFSKSVLKKAREEGHIVVIATGRPFRSSSMYYKELGLDTPIVNFNGAFVHHPLSNAWGVYHQPMDLKTVKEIVEASEEFRVHNILAEVIDDVYFHYHDEKLLDIFSLGDPTIQTGDLRQILHHDPTALLIHPKEDHVDSVRKHLSDVHAEVIDHRKWGAPWHVIEIVKSGLNKAVGLQRIAEYFNIPKDRIIAFGDEDNDFEMIEYAGHGVAMGNGIKQLKNLANSITLTNEEDGIAVYLKEHLKL; from the coding sequence ATGACAAAACCACATTTAATTGCACTTGATTTAGATGGGACTCTCTTGAAAGATGATAAAACCATATCATCTTTTTCAAAATCCGTTTTAAAAAAAGCAAGAGAAGAAGGCCATATTGTTGTAATCGCAACCGGGCGACCATTTAGATCCAGTTCTATGTATTATAAAGAACTAGGTCTAGATACACCAATTGTTAATTTCAACGGCGCATTTGTCCACCATCCCTTAAGTAATGCTTGGGGTGTATACCATCAGCCAATGGATCTTAAGACCGTAAAAGAAATTGTTGAAGCAAGTGAAGAATTTAGAGTACATAATATATTAGCTGAAGTTATAGATGATGTATATTTTCACTACCATGATGAAAAGTTGCTGGATATCTTTAGTCTAGGGGATCCAACAATTCAAACAGGAGATTTACGCCAAATCCTCCATCATGATCCTACAGCCCTTTTAATCCACCCAAAAGAGGACCATGTAGATTCTGTTCGGAAACATTTATCAGATGTTCATGCAGAAGTCATTGATCATCGAAAATGGGGTGCTCCTTGGCATGTGATTGAGATTGTAAAATCAGGTTTAAATAAAGCTGTCGGATTACAAAGAATCGCTGAATATTTTAACATTCCTAAAGACCGAATAATTGCCTTTGGGGATGAAGATAACGATTTCGAAATGATTGAATATGCGGGGCATGGTGTTGCAATGGGAAATGGGATTAAGCAATTAAAAAACTTAGCTAATAGTATTACCCTAACTAATGAAGAAGATGGCATTGCAGTTTACTTAAAGGAACATTTAAAATTATAG
- a CDS encoding DUF3941 domain-containing protein — MSRTSDNDKKAKDNNAKNHEKNMLAEKNREMGKHQYSKKTDHL; from the coding sequence ATGTCTAGAACGAGTGATAATGATAAAAAAGCCAAAGATAATAACGCAAAAAATCACGAGAAAAATATGCTTGCTGAAAAAAATCGTGAAATGGGAAAACATCAATACTCGAAGAAAACTGATCATTTGTAA
- a CDS encoding YitT family protein: protein MVLLQLKKSIVVIFGAFLNAIALNLFLIPADVYASGFTGISQLISRTLEEYTPFYISTGIVLLLLNIPVAIIGWKKIGKSFTLYSFLSVAATTFFLSILPIYKLSDDIILNAVFGGVIIAVGVGFTLKWGASTGGLDIVAMLLSRMKDKPVGTYFFILNSVIILTAGLLYGWEKALYTLVTLYVSTRIIDAIHTRHEKLTAMIVTKKADELKKAINEKLVRGITMVPAKGAFTNDSKDLMIIVITRYELFDLEQVLKAVDPHAFTNIIETAGIFGFFRKEQ, encoded by the coding sequence TTGGTACTATTACAATTGAAAAAAAGCATCGTTGTGATATTCGGTGCATTTTTAAATGCCATTGCACTTAATCTATTCTTAATTCCAGCAGATGTGTATGCTAGTGGTTTTACGGGTATATCTCAATTAATATCAAGAACACTTGAAGAATATACACCATTTTATATTTCAACAGGGATTGTTTTACTTCTTCTGAATATTCCTGTTGCGATTATAGGGTGGAAAAAAATCGGGAAGTCATTTACGCTTTACAGCTTCTTATCAGTTGCTGCAACAACATTTTTTCTTTCAATTTTACCAATCTACAAACTATCGGATGATATTATCTTAAATGCCGTATTTGGAGGGGTAATCATAGCTGTAGGTGTCGGGTTTACCCTAAAGTGGGGTGCTTCAACAGGAGGATTAGATATTGTTGCTATGCTTTTATCTCGAATGAAAGATAAGCCCGTGGGAACTTACTTTTTTATATTAAATTCAGTTATTATTTTGACAGCAGGGCTTCTTTACGGATGGGAAAAAGCATTATATACACTCGTTACTCTTTATGTATCGACGAGAATCATAGATGCAATTCATACACGCCATGAAAAACTTACTGCCATGATTGTAACTAAAAAAGCAGATGAACTGAAAAAGGCAATAAATGAAAAACTTGTAAGAGGAATTACAATGGTGCCAGCTAAAGGAGCCTTTACAAATGATAGTAAAGACTTGATGATCATAGTAATAACACGCTATGAACTATTCGATTTAGAACAAGTGTTAAAAGCAGTTGACCCACATGCGTTTACAAATATTATTGAAACTGCAGGGATATTTGGATTCTTTCGAAAAGAGCAGTAA
- a CDS encoding YajQ family cyclic di-GMP-binding protein, giving the protein MSKESSFDVVSKVDLPEVANAINIALKEIKTRYDFKGSKSDISLEKEELVLVSDDDYKLEQLKDVLVTKLIKRGVATKNIQYGKVENASGGTVRQKASLVQGIDKDNAKKINTIIKNSGLKVKSQIQDDQIRVTGKNRDDLQQIISAIREADLPIDVQFLNYR; this is encoded by the coding sequence ATGTCTAAAGAAAGCTCATTTGATGTTGTCTCAAAAGTAGATTTACCAGAAGTCGCAAATGCCATTAATATTGCATTGAAGGAAATTAAAACTCGATATGATTTTAAAGGAAGTAAAAGTGATATTTCTTTAGAAAAAGAAGAGCTTGTACTTGTTTCCGATGATGACTATAAGCTTGAACAACTAAAAGATGTTCTTGTGACTAAATTAATTAAACGCGGTGTTGCCACAAAGAACATTCAATATGGAAAAGTGGAAAATGCTTCCGGTGGAACTGTTCGCCAAAAAGCTAGTCTCGTTCAAGGTATTGATAAGGATAATGCAAAAAAGATTAATACAATCATTAAAAACAGTGGACTGAAAGTAAAAAGTCAAATTCAGGATGACCAAATCCGTGTAACTGGCAAAAATAGAGATGATCTACAACAAATTATTTCTGCAATCCGCGAAGCTGATTTACCAATTGACGTACAATTTTTAAACTACCGTTAA
- a CDS encoding DUF3813 domain-containing protein encodes MGNALFQKARETVALAEQAQAAQIDLCPIEAKQVARNALSSAFANSTVAEKEQLHDLQDRLDQVE; translated from the coding sequence ATGGGTAACGCTCTATTTCAAAAAGCTCGTGAAACGGTTGCTTTAGCTGAACAAGCACAAGCAGCCCAAATCGATCTTTGTCCAATAGAAGCAAAACAAGTTGCCAGAAACGCTTTGTCTTCTGCGTTTGCAAACTCGACGGTGGCTGAGAAAGAACAGCTTCATGATCTTCAGGATCGATTAGATCAAGTTGAATAA
- a CDS encoding CvfB family protein: MEELQAGTVVSLMVDRDAPFGYFLTNGEEDVLLHSKEINDEFNEDDRNTVFLYQDHQGRLAATMKIPTVQQGAYDWVEVVEVKPSLGVFVDIGISKDILVSKDDLPGVEHIWPAKGDKLYCSLKLDKRGRLFGKLATEDVIRDIAKPATKKDFNRNIKGHVYRLLLVGSFVVTEEGFIGFIHESERRREPRLGELVEGRVIDVKEDGSVNLSLLGRTHELLDDDASEIYSYMEARGGAMPFGDKSDAEDIAERFKMSKGAFKRALGRLMKEGKVYQEEGWTYFKKEE; the protein is encoded by the coding sequence ATGGAAGAATTACAAGCAGGAACAGTAGTTAGCTTAATGGTGGATCGGGATGCACCGTTTGGCTACTTTTTAACAAACGGTGAAGAAGATGTGTTATTACATAGTAAAGAAATCAATGATGAGTTTAATGAGGATGACAGGAATACAGTATTCTTGTATCAAGACCATCAGGGCAGACTCGCTGCCACAATGAAAATTCCTACTGTTCAACAGGGAGCCTATGATTGGGTAGAAGTAGTAGAGGTGAAACCTAGCCTTGGTGTTTTTGTTGATATCGGAATTAGTAAGGATATTTTGGTGTCAAAGGATGATTTGCCAGGTGTTGAGCATATATGGCCAGCGAAAGGGGACAAGCTTTATTGTTCGTTAAAGCTAGATAAACGAGGTCGCCTTTTTGGTAAGTTAGCAACAGAAGATGTGATTAGAGACATTGCGAAACCTGCTACTAAAAAGGACTTTAATCGAAATATTAAGGGTCATGTGTATCGTTTATTACTTGTGGGGTCATTCGTTGTAACTGAAGAGGGCTTTATTGGTTTTATACATGAATCTGAAAGAAGAAGAGAGCCACGTTTAGGGGAGTTGGTGGAGGGTAGAGTCATTGACGTAAAAGAAGATGGTTCAGTCAACCTCTCTTTACTAGGCCGAACTCATGAACTACTTGATGACGATGCTAGTGAGATATACTCTTATATGGAAGCACGCGGCGGAGCTATGCCATTTGGGGATAAAAGTGATGCAGAGGATATTGCTGAAAGATTTAAAATGAGTAAAGGAGCCTTTAAACGAGCTCTTGGTCGGTTAATGAAGGAAGGAAAGGTGTATCAAGAAGAGGGATGGACTTATTTTAAAAAGGAAGAGTAA